A single window of Archangium gephyra DNA harbors:
- a CDS encoding HNH endonuclease, which produces MKRVTASASEPKNLLNEYEAAVLVGMSPSLLRWLTTYAPKHGIERKLKIAKQENELLFFDRAELTDFDNWLKLPWPVPPKASRPNIPSKIREEITIEAGGVCAICHGHADSCEAAHLDPVHKSKNNHPENLLWLCSDHHTVYDKGLFGPTEANKDFVASFKISLAFHKKQIWRMQGAVSDTLYSILTQCAALEEQFKTATTAEQVQAVSKLANDTVKLIPRIAPVSEKDRNYKAFVSIKPHLAKLTEKAKSEADITTTLQLAREVRTEFVAAAGYVPCPLCEGLGTHNGNDCPVCNGDREVEKQYAERAELRQYENVSCPLCDGDKYFHGEHCPACGGEGSMERRFAEEVNVRDYSEVECLLCKGTRHFDRDTCCACGGAGTMPRHQADALDLRQYAHVPCPLCDGEGTYDSESCLECGGEGQMQRRYAEQVDLSKYDIVVCPLCKGSCQHEGEDCPECNAKGRLPRHQADRVDLWQYKHVTCPACRGKRSQHCDSCDGAGTMPRWRAERME; this is translated from the coding sequence ATGAAGCGCGTGACAGCTTCGGCTTCTGAACCTAAGAACCTTTTGAACGAGTACGAGGCAGCTGTGCTTGTGGGAATGTCCCCGAGTCTGCTGCGTTGGCTCACAACCTATGCCCCAAAGCATGGCATAGAACGGAAGCTAAAGATCGCCAAGCAAGAGAATGAACTGCTCTTCTTCGATCGTGCTGAGCTGACAGACTTCGACAATTGGCTGAAGCTTCCTTGGCCAGTCCCGCCGAAAGCTTCGCGCCCCAATATCCCGAGCAAGATACGCGAAGAGATCACAATCGAGGCGGGTGGTGTTTGTGCAATCTGCCATGGACACGCGGATTCATGTGAAGCTGCGCACCTCGACCCTGTTCACAAGTCTAAGAACAATCATCCCGAGAATCTTCTGTGGCTCTGCTCGGATCATCACACTGTTTACGACAAGGGCTTGTTCGGCCCAACAGAGGCAAACAAAGACTTCGTAGCGAGCTTCAAAATCTCCCTCGCCTTCCACAAGAAGCAGATTTGGAGAATGCAAGGTGCTGTTAGTGATACCCTATACTCAATACTTACTCAGTGCGCCGCCCTTGAGGAGCAATTCAAGACCGCAACCACAGCAGAACAGGTTCAAGCAGTATCAAAGCTCGCCAACGATACTGTGAAGTTGATTCCGCGGATCGCTCCCGTTTCTGAGAAGGACCGGAACTACAAAGCCTTCGTCTCGATTAAGCCCCATCTAGCTAAACTGACAGAGAAGGCGAAGTCCGAAGCCGACATCACCACCACCTTGCAATTGGCTCGTGAGGTGCGCACTGAGTTCGTCGCTGCCGCAGGTTACGTCCCTTGCCCACTTTGCGAAGGGCTCGGAACTCATAACGGCAACGATTGCCCTGTCTGCAACGGGGATCGCGAAGTCGAGAAGCAATACGCTGAGCGCGCTGAACTCAGGCAATACGAGAACGTCTCATGCCCGCTGTGCGACGGCGATAAATACTTCCATGGCGAGCATTGCCCGGCTTGCGGTGGCGAAGGGAGCATGGAGCGGCGCTTCGCCGAGGAAGTCAATGTCCGCGATTACTCTGAAGTAGAATGTCTTCTTTGTAAAGGTACTAGGCATTTTGATAGGGACACATGCTGCGCCTGCGGGGGCGCTGGAACGATGCCTCGCCACCAGGCCGATGCGCTCGACCTCAGGCAGTATGCGCATGTTCCCTGCCCCCTGTGTGACGGAGAGGGAACTTACGACAGTGAAAGCTGTCTAGAGTGTGGCGGCGAAGGACAAATGCAGCGTCGCTATGCTGAGCAAGTAGATCTCAGCAAATACGACATCGTCGTTTGCCCACTTTGCAAAGGCAGTTGCCAACACGAAGGAGAAGACTGCCCGGAATGCAATGCCAAGGGCCGACTACCGCGCCATCAAGCCGACCGGGTAGATCTTTGGCAGTACAAGCATGTTACCTGCCCGGCCTGTCGCGGCAAAAGGAGTCAACACTGCGACTCCTGCGACGGCGCGGGAACTATGCCACGTTGGCGTGCGGAGCGAATGGAGTAA
- a CDS encoding CBS domain-containing protein translates to MLTVDELMTRELVTLKEDDDVVRGDDLLAEHDIRHLPVVKEGKLVGLVSHRDLIRALARHERSPGSPPVQVRDIMTRSPETLRPRSSVREAIHKLLDRKFGCVPVVEDGDRLVGLITETDLIRLAGRLLDKDERH, encoded by the coding sequence ATGCTCACCGTTGATGAACTGATGACCCGGGAACTGGTCACCCTGAAGGAGGACGATGACGTCGTCCGGGGGGATGACCTGCTGGCCGAACACGACATCCGCCATCTGCCCGTGGTGAAGGAGGGCAAGCTCGTCGGACTGGTGAGCCATCGGGATCTGATTCGAGCCCTGGCGCGTCACGAGCGGAGCCCGGGCTCGCCCCCGGTGCAGGTGCGCGACATCATGACGCGCTCGCCGGAGACGTTGAGGCCCCGGAGCTCGGTGCGCGAGGCGATCCACAAGCTGCTCGACCGCAAGTTCGGCTGCGTGCCGGTGGTGGAGGACGGGGACCGGCTGGTGGGCCTCATCACGGAGACGGATCTCATCCGGCTCGCGGGCCGCCTGCTGGACAAGGACGAGCGGCACTGA
- a CDS encoding trifunctional serine/threonine-protein kinase/ATP-binding protein/sensor histidine kinase, whose amino-acid sequence MLPTIPNYSVLEVLHQGAKHTLFRALRQADGRPVVIKMPDMAHVDSRGIARLEREFRLLRQCQGSPHVVEALELLQLPGTAALVLEDFQGHALNRLLSSPIELRSFLRLASSMASALAEVHRHEIVHLDIKPANILVNEAAGVVKIADFGIASALPLEHPSFRPASTVEGTFAYLSPEQTGRMNRVVDHRSDLYSLGITFYEMLAGVLPFSAEDVLGWFHCHLAVVPRPVSELNPSVPVALSRLVARLIAKAPEDRYQSAEGLKADLEQCAARWDSGAELAPFPLGSADALDGFRIPEKLYGREDDVAALLGAFDRGVKSGRCALALISGYSGVGKSSLVREVFGPLVRERGLFASGKFDQLNTGGPYSTLVSALRQCLQQILAEGEAEIAAWKERIQRALGVNGQLVADMLPQLELIIGKQAPVKELGPAESLNLLHEVFTRFFGALSPDKRPLVLFLDDLQWVDPATLALLQHVIPDPEAGCLFVIGAYRDNEVPPSHPLRVALDSLRGVGVPIASIVLSPLGREHTQRLLADTLHTGEARVLPLANLLLEKTGGNPFFLTQFLGTLHREKRLQFDTAAREWRWELAQLQAQGFTDNVVELMVSKLRELPAPTQDALKVAACIGNTFAAEDVSELVQGSLEELEARLLGALKERLILRSEHGYRFLHDRIQQAAYLLIPEDQRIALHLRIGRMLRARRPSAVFELVNHLNLAAALIDSGDETLELARLNLAAGKSAIRSAAHAAALSYLATGCELVGEDGWESHHELTYELTFQRAQCELVSGQLGAAEARITALITRARTRAEQADVHRLKVDLHGTRGEFPQAVEAALSCARRFGLELPLRPNPDELRATVQALWEELEQRGLESLLDLPPMTDPDQRALLALFAAVLPPAYFINPDLHDLLACQMVGASLRHGNADVSVMGYVVFGQAMGHVLKKWREAVRLGALAVDLMDRRGIVGSRAKVCLVIGGFINHRIQHLREVLPLFRESWSAARETGELTFASYSIMNLAVFRFMMGDPLEDVSAEAETFLDFLHRTRNDAVWLAISDLREVVECLRQGTEAPPVAPDSVTGLRAIPFIAFMFYRYRLLCALLYGDARGAVEMARKGREFLFSYAGQAGVAEYHYHAALALARHYDAVTPAEQREYLRQLEADHAVLQEWAETGPANFGHASALISAELARLRGNTEEAMRRYEEAISRARQNGFTQCEALAYEVASEFYRARGVETVADTYLREARRAWLQWGAHGKVKLLDMRHPRLLRSGNTSTSTSTSTSVTTDEAFDVMTVVKAQQAISKEIVLAGLLKTLMRILIESAGAERGYLLLTRDDTLFIEAEAQVDREEIKVDAEPVPFEASARLPHSIVHYVKRSLESLILEDAGTDGRFASDEYVVRAKPRSILCMPVMGQAKLLGVLYVENRLAAGVFTPSRLAVLEVLASQASISLANARLYASVQQAQEELRRSHDELEQRVEERARELRRAQAELLDTARRAGKAEIAAEVLHNAGNILNSINTSAGLVASKLSQFRVPKLTQTAALLQAHQQELGEFLMKDAAGRGLPAYLSSLAAAMQQDLELTRGEVDSLLASVEYLNEVVRTQQAYVGVSEAPEWIHLEELLDEALRMNTPVLEPLRVRLIKEYQALPALLLQRSKVVQILTHLISNAASALSESGQEEKWLRLKLEKSGERMLRVSVEDNGVGIAPENLELLFRPGFTTKEEGHGFGLHGSILTAKALGGSILAKSKGPGLGAVFILELPLVSSRA is encoded by the coding sequence ATGTTGCCAACGATTCCGAACTACTCGGTCCTGGAGGTGCTCCACCAGGGGGCGAAGCATACGCTGTTCCGGGCCCTGAGACAGGCGGACGGACGTCCGGTCGTCATCAAGATGCCCGACATGGCCCACGTGGACTCGCGAGGGATCGCACGGCTGGAGCGCGAGTTCAGGCTGCTCCGGCAATGCCAGGGCTCGCCTCATGTCGTGGAGGCCCTGGAGCTGCTGCAGTTGCCGGGCACCGCGGCCCTCGTCCTGGAGGACTTCCAGGGTCACGCGCTCAATCGGCTGCTCTCCAGCCCGATCGAGCTCCGCTCCTTCCTGCGGCTCGCGAGCTCGATGGCCTCCGCCCTCGCCGAGGTCCACCGCCACGAGATCGTTCACCTCGATATCAAGCCGGCCAACATCCTCGTGAACGAGGCGGCGGGCGTGGTGAAGATCGCGGACTTCGGCATCGCGTCGGCCCTCCCCCTCGAGCATCCGTCCTTCCGCCCCGCGAGCACGGTGGAGGGGACTTTCGCGTACCTGTCGCCCGAGCAGACAGGCCGGATGAACCGCGTGGTCGATCACCGCTCGGACCTGTACTCGCTGGGCATCACGTTCTACGAGATGCTCGCGGGAGTGCTTCCGTTCTCGGCGGAGGACGTGCTCGGGTGGTTCCACTGCCACCTGGCGGTGGTTCCCCGGCCGGTGAGCGAGTTGAACCCGAGCGTGCCGGTGGCCCTCTCGCGGCTCGTGGCCCGGCTGATCGCGAAGGCCCCCGAGGATCGGTATCAGAGCGCGGAGGGACTCAAGGCGGACCTGGAGCAGTGCGCCGCGCGCTGGGACTCGGGTGCGGAGCTCGCGCCCTTCCCGCTCGGCTCCGCGGATGCGTTGGATGGGTTTCGCATCCCCGAGAAGCTCTACGGCCGAGAGGACGACGTGGCGGCGCTCCTCGGCGCGTTCGATCGGGGTGTCAAATCAGGACGCTGCGCGCTGGCGCTCATCTCCGGGTACTCGGGCGTGGGCAAGTCGTCGCTGGTGAGAGAGGTCTTCGGGCCGCTGGTGCGCGAGCGCGGCCTGTTCGCGTCCGGCAAGTTCGATCAGCTCAATACCGGGGGTCCCTACTCCACCCTGGTGTCCGCCCTCCGGCAATGCCTCCAGCAGATCCTCGCCGAAGGGGAAGCGGAGATCGCCGCATGGAAGGAGCGCATCCAGCGAGCGCTCGGCGTGAACGGCCAGCTCGTGGCCGACATGCTCCCCCAGCTCGAGCTCATCATCGGAAAGCAGGCGCCGGTGAAGGAGCTGGGCCCGGCCGAGTCGCTGAACCTGCTCCACGAGGTCTTCACCCGCTTCTTCGGCGCGCTCAGCCCCGACAAGCGTCCGCTCGTCCTGTTCCTCGATGACCTCCAATGGGTCGATCCGGCGACCCTCGCCCTCCTCCAGCACGTCATCCCCGACCCGGAGGCTGGCTGCCTGTTCGTGATTGGCGCCTACCGCGACAATGAGGTGCCTCCCTCGCATCCGCTGAGGGTGGCGCTCGACTCGCTGCGCGGGGTGGGGGTCCCCATCGCCTCGATCGTGCTCTCGCCGCTGGGGCGCGAGCACACCCAGCGCCTGCTCGCGGACACGCTGCACACCGGCGAGGCGCGGGTACTGCCGCTCGCGAACCTGCTCCTCGAGAAGACCGGAGGCAACCCGTTCTTCCTCACCCAGTTCCTCGGCACCCTCCACCGGGAGAAGCGCCTCCAGTTCGACACGGCGGCGCGCGAGTGGCGCTGGGAGCTCGCGCAGCTCCAGGCCCAGGGCTTCACCGACAACGTGGTCGAGCTGATGGTCTCGAAGCTGAGGGAGCTCCCCGCTCCCACCCAGGACGCACTCAAGGTCGCCGCCTGCATCGGCAACACCTTCGCCGCCGAGGACGTCTCCGAGCTGGTGCAGGGCTCCCTCGAGGAGCTCGAAGCGAGGCTCCTGGGAGCCCTCAAGGAGCGGCTGATCCTTCGCTCCGAGCACGGGTACAGGTTCCTGCATGATCGCATCCAGCAGGCCGCCTATCTCCTCATCCCGGAGGATCAGCGCATCGCGCTGCACCTGCGGATCGGCCGGATGCTGCGCGCCCGCCGGCCGTCGGCGGTGTTCGAGCTCGTCAACCACCTCAACCTCGCGGCGGCGCTGATCGACAGCGGAGACGAGACCCTCGAGCTGGCGCGGCTCAACCTGGCGGCGGGCAAGAGCGCGATCCGGTCAGCGGCCCATGCGGCTGCGTTGAGCTACCTCGCGACCGGTTGTGAGCTCGTGGGCGAGGACGGATGGGAGTCCCACCATGAGCTGACCTACGAGCTCACCTTCCAGCGGGCCCAGTGCGAGCTTGTCAGCGGGCAGCTGGGGGCGGCGGAGGCGAGGATCACCGCCCTCATCACGCGCGCCCGCACCCGGGCCGAGCAGGCCGACGTGCACCGCTTGAAGGTGGATCTCCACGGGACGCGAGGCGAGTTCCCCCAGGCCGTCGAGGCGGCGCTCTCCTGTGCGCGGCGGTTCGGGCTCGAGCTGCCCCTGCGGCCCAACCCCGACGAGCTCAGGGCCACGGTGCAGGCCCTCTGGGAGGAGCTGGAGCAACGCGGGCTCGAGTCGCTGCTGGATCTGCCGCCGATGACGGACCCGGACCAGCGGGCGCTCCTGGCGCTCTTCGCGGCCGTCCTGCCACCCGCGTACTTCATCAACCCGGATCTGCATGATCTGCTCGCCTGCCAGATGGTCGGTGCCAGCCTGCGTCACGGAAACGCGGACGTCTCCGTCATGGGCTACGTCGTCTTCGGGCAGGCCATGGGCCATGTCCTCAAGAAGTGGCGCGAGGCGGTCCGCCTCGGCGCGCTCGCGGTCGACCTGATGGACAGGCGGGGCATCGTCGGGAGCAGGGCGAAGGTGTGCCTCGTCATCGGAGGCTTCATCAACCACCGGATCCAACACCTCCGGGAGGTGCTTCCGCTGTTCCGGGAGAGCTGGTCCGCCGCACGCGAGACCGGTGAGCTCACCTTCGCCTCCTATTCCATCATGAACCTCGCGGTGTTCCGGTTCATGATGGGAGACCCCCTCGAGGACGTCTCCGCCGAGGCCGAGACCTTCCTGGACTTCCTCCACCGCACGAGAAACGACGCGGTGTGGTTGGCCATCTCGGATCTCCGCGAGGTGGTGGAGTGTCTGCGGCAGGGAACAGAGGCCCCGCCGGTCGCGCCGGACAGTGTGACCGGGCTGCGCGCCATCCCCTTCATCGCGTTCATGTTCTACAGGTACCGGCTGCTCTGCGCGCTCCTCTACGGAGACGCGCGGGGGGCCGTGGAGATGGCCCGGAAGGGCCGGGAGTTCCTCTTCTCCTACGCCGGGCAGGCGGGCGTCGCGGAGTACCACTACCACGCGGCGCTCGCGCTGGCCCGGCACTACGACGCGGTCACGCCCGCGGAGCAGCGGGAGTACCTCCGCCAGCTCGAGGCCGACCATGCGGTGCTCCAGGAGTGGGCGGAGACAGGCCCCGCGAACTTTGGCCATGCGTCCGCGCTCATCTCCGCGGAGCTCGCCCGGCTCCGGGGGAACACCGAAGAGGCGATGCGGCGGTATGAAGAGGCCATCTCCCGGGCCCGCCAGAATGGCTTCACCCAGTGCGAGGCGCTCGCGTACGAGGTCGCGTCGGAGTTCTATCGAGCCCGAGGCGTCGAGACCGTCGCCGACACGTACCTGCGCGAGGCCCGGCGCGCCTGGCTGCAATGGGGTGCGCACGGCAAGGTGAAGCTGCTCGACATGAGGCACCCGCGCCTGCTCAGGTCCGGAAACACCAGCACCAGCACCAGCACCAGCACCAGCGTGACCACGGACGAGGCGTTCGACGTGATGACGGTGGTGAAGGCGCAGCAGGCGATTTCCAAGGAGATCGTCCTCGCCGGCCTGTTGAAGACGTTGATGCGCATCCTCATCGAGAGCGCGGGGGCGGAGCGGGGGTATCTCCTCCTGACCCGTGACGACACCCTGTTCATCGAGGCGGAGGCGCAGGTCGATCGCGAGGAGATCAAGGTCGACGCCGAGCCGGTGCCGTTCGAGGCGTCGGCTCGCCTCCCCCACTCCATCGTGCACTACGTCAAACGCTCGCTCGAGAGCCTCATCCTCGAGGACGCGGGGACCGACGGCAGGTTCGCCTCGGACGAGTACGTGGTCCGGGCGAAGCCCCGGTCGATCCTGTGCATGCCGGTGATGGGCCAGGCGAAGCTGTTGGGCGTCCTCTACGTCGAGAACAGGCTGGCCGCGGGCGTGTTCACCCCCAGCCGGCTCGCGGTCCTCGAGGTGCTGGCGTCGCAGGCCTCGATCTCGCTGGCGAACGCGCGGCTCTATGCGAGCGTGCAGCAGGCCCAGGAGGAACTGCGGCGATCACACGACGAGCTCGAGCAGCGCGTCGAGGAGCGGGCGCGCGAGTTGCGGCGCGCCCAGGCGGAGCTCCTGGACACCGCGCGGCGCGCTGGAAAGGCGGAGATCGCCGCGGAGGTGCTGCACAACGCGGGGAACATCCTCAACAGCATCAACACCTCGGCGGGACTCGTGGCCTCCAAGCTGAGCCAGTTCCGCGTGCCGAAGCTCACGCAGACCGCGGCGCTCCTGCAGGCGCACCAGCAGGAGCTCGGGGAGTTCCTGATGAAGGACGCGGCGGGCAGAGGGCTGCCCGCCTACCTCTCCAGCCTGGCGGCGGCGATGCAGCAGGATCTGGAGCTCACGCGAGGCGAGGTGGACTCGCTGCTGGCGAGCGTGGAGTACCTCAACGAGGTGGTGCGGACCCAGCAGGCCTACGTCGGGGTCTCGGAGGCGCCGGAATGGATTCACCTGGAGGAGCTGCTGGATGAAGCCCTGCGGATGAACACACCCGTCCTGGAGCCGCTGCGGGTGCGGCTCATCAAGGAGTACCAGGCACTGCCGGCCCTGCTCCTCCAGCGCAGCAAGGTGGTGCAGATCCTCACCCACCTCATCAGCAACGCTGCCAGTGCGCTGAGTGAGAGTGGGCAGGAGGAGAAGTGGCTCCGGCTCAAGCTCGAGAAGAGTGGCGAGCGGATGCTGCGAGTCTCCGTGGAAGACAACGGGGTGGGGATCGCGCCGGAGAACCTGGAGCTGCTCTTCCGCCCCGGCTTCACCACCAAGGAGGAAGGGCACGGCTTCGGCCTGCACGGCAGCATCCTCACGGCGAAGGCCCTGGGCGGTTCCATCCTGGCGAAGAGCAAGGGACCGGGCCTGGGCGCCGTGTTCATCCTGGAGCTGCCCCTGGTGAGCTCCAGGGCCTGA
- a CDS encoding M57 family metalloprotease, whose product MRKLSMALLAGVALVGCGGPEAETEARIPTYEEFRAEAIQDVDNANVFIVNVDEAVEGEQGLREYYDSVFAKGGTGTAGQGLAVYYVGGDIKWSATAARNITYCVSSASFGSRYSTVVTAMNNAAAAWEATANVNFIHSSSYDSNCTASQTGVVFDVRQVSGAGYTARAFFPNSSRSARNVLIDSTAFGLTGPVTLTGVLRHELGHTIGFRHEHTRSTSSGCYEDSNWRALTSTYDRYSVMHYPQCNGLNTGDLILTSLDKSGARALYP is encoded by the coding sequence ATGCGGAAGCTGTCCATGGCGTTGCTGGCTGGTGTGGCGCTCGTTGGCTGCGGTGGTCCCGAGGCCGAGACCGAGGCGCGTATCCCGACGTACGAGGAGTTCCGGGCCGAGGCGATCCAGGACGTGGACAACGCCAACGTCTTCATCGTCAACGTCGACGAGGCCGTCGAGGGCGAGCAGGGCCTGCGCGAGTACTATGACAGCGTCTTCGCCAAGGGTGGCACGGGCACCGCCGGCCAGGGCCTGGCCGTGTACTACGTGGGGGGCGACATCAAGTGGAGCGCCACCGCGGCCCGCAACATCACCTACTGCGTGAGCTCCGCCTCGTTCGGCAGCCGCTACAGCACCGTGGTGACGGCGATGAACAACGCGGCCGCGGCCTGGGAGGCCACCGCCAACGTCAACTTCATCCACTCCAGCAGCTACGACTCCAACTGCACCGCGTCCCAGACGGGCGTGGTCTTCGATGTGCGCCAGGTGAGCGGCGCCGGCTACACGGCCCGCGCGTTCTTCCCCAACTCCAGCCGCTCGGCCCGCAACGTCCTCATCGACAGCACCGCCTTCGGCCTGACGGGTCCCGTGACGCTCACCGGCGTGCTCCGCCACGAGCTGGGCCACACCATCGGCTTCCGCCACGAGCACACCCGCTCCACCAGCTCCGGCTGCTACGAGGACTCCAACTGGCGTGCGCTGACCAGCACCTATGACCGCTACTCGGTCATGCACTACCCCCAGTGCAACGGCCTGAACACCGGGGATCTGATCCTCACCAGCCTGGACAAGTCCGGCGCCCGCGCGCTGTACCCGTAA
- a CDS encoding Type 1 glutamine amidotransferase-like domain-containing protein — MKSPLKPLFLLADSSPLFWRIGDKPFLDCLRVLTGADLAVPPIQAAYLGASNGDVPAFFELFTAAMELAGITHCRMIPSRPTDEDREWLAGAHVILLAGGDPLLGWESFRENGLEPVLRQRYLDGAVLMGISAGAMQLGERAWSESGPGASAAFPVLGLAPFIVGAHEQPEWAELKRAVREAGPGARGIGIPAGGGALLHPDQSLEPVRHPLVELRHEEGTLRETLLYPPREPYGGEVRLRASTLLQ, encoded by the coding sequence ATGAAGTCGCCGCTCAAGCCGCTGTTCCTGCTCGCGGACAGCTCGCCGCTGTTCTGGCGCATCGGGGACAAGCCCTTCCTGGACTGCCTTCGCGTGCTGACGGGGGCGGACCTCGCGGTGCCTCCCATCCAGGCGGCCTACCTGGGTGCGTCCAATGGAGACGTGCCCGCCTTCTTCGAGCTCTTCACCGCGGCGATGGAGCTGGCCGGCATCACCCACTGCCGGATGATTCCGTCCCGGCCCACGGATGAGGATCGCGAGTGGCTCGCGGGGGCGCACGTCATCCTGCTGGCGGGAGGAGATCCGCTGCTGGGCTGGGAGAGCTTCCGGGAGAACGGCCTGGAGCCCGTGCTCCGGCAGCGCTACCTGGACGGCGCGGTGCTCATGGGCATCTCCGCGGGGGCGATGCAGCTGGGAGAGCGGGCGTGGAGTGAGTCCGGGCCCGGTGCTTCGGCCGCGTTCCCGGTGCTCGGATTGGCCCCATTCATCGTGGGGGCGCATGAGCAGCCGGAGTGGGCGGAGTTGAAGCGGGCCGTGCGGGAGGCCGGGCCGGGAGCGCGAGGGATTGGCATTCCCGCGGGGGGAGGGGCCCTGCTGCACCCGGACCAGAGCCTGGAGCCCGTGCGCCATCCACTGGTCGAACTGCGCCACGAGGAGGGCACGCTGCGCGAGACGCTGCTCTACCCACCGCGAGAGCCCTATGGGGGCGAGGTGCGGCTGCGGGCTTCCACGCTTCTTCAATGA
- a CDS encoding DUF7668 domain-containing protein has protein sequence MKLVAQVRRLIEDLAAGRYAEIAADGRAGRLTEAELRTAVEQYGRTLVPLPDDVEMIVDVYEQPSPPDTLALDVSLWTQEEGRSDLTLSLTAIKQGETYTVEVDDLHAL, from the coding sequence ATGAAATTGGTGGCTCAGGTTCGGCGCCTGATAGAGGATCTGGCGGCGGGACGATATGCGGAGATCGCAGCGGATGGTCGAGCAGGACGCTTGACCGAGGCAGAGTTGAGAACCGCTGTCGAGCAGTATGGGCGGACCCTGGTTCCCTTGCCAGATGACGTCGAGATGATTGTAGATGTTTATGAGCAACCGTCTCCCCCAGATACGCTCGCCCTTGATGTATCGCTGTGGACCCAGGAGGAAGGCCGCAGTGATCTGACTCTTTCATTGACGGCGATCAAACAGGGCGAAACCTACACCGTCGAAGTGGACGATCTGCATGCTCTTTAG
- a CDS encoding universal stress protein, with product MLAQPIRHILVATDFSEYSRRAMQYALSLAERMGASIDLLHVWEPPAHLETEGMVMVSGEPGSEVESSSLAQAGQLLHAWSEHYRSDSVPLRVHLERGPVTDTILRVSNNGYDLVVMGTHGRTGIARLFMGSVAQKVVARATCPVLTVHGMEEEQEAQPAG from the coding sequence ATGCTGGCCCAACCCATCCGCCACATCCTGGTGGCCACCGACTTCTCGGAATATTCGCGGCGCGCCATGCAGTACGCCCTCTCGCTCGCTGAACGGATGGGCGCCTCCATCGACCTGCTTCACGTCTGGGAGCCGCCCGCGCACCTGGAAACCGAGGGCATGGTGATGGTGTCCGGAGAGCCGGGCTCGGAGGTGGAGTCGAGCAGCCTCGCCCAGGCGGGCCAACTGCTGCACGCCTGGTCCGAGCACTACCGCTCCGACTCCGTTCCCCTGCGGGTCCACCTCGAGCGGGGGCCCGTCACCGACACCATCCTCCGGGTCTCGAACAACGGCTATGACCTGGTGGTGATGGGCACCCATGGGCGCACCGGGATCGCCCGGCTCTTCATGGGCAGTGTCGCGCAGAAGGTCGTGGCCCGGGCCACCTGCCCCGTGCTGACGGTGCACGGAATGGAAGAAGAGCAGGAGGCCCAGCCGGCGGGGTGA
- a CDS encoding class I SAM-dependent methyltransferase: MQRLSDWYDHPEYYEAIFGTDTEREMDFLLEVGRRYGTGGKQWLEPACGAGRLVAEAARRGCQIVGYDISEKMLAHARQRLTPAQRRRVRLYPSRMETFHRPELEGQVDLAFNLVSTFRYLDSEAAALAHLEGTRRLLKPEGLYVLGFHLTDYGRRKPEHERWVERLGKDTVVCNTHEGLPERRLRRSEMRNRLRITGPGKDLLIETHWYFRTYDLAQTRRLFRRAGLRVVETFDFDYQVDVPRKRGEIRLDSIFVLQPAKGPA; this comes from the coding sequence ATGCAACGACTCTCCGACTGGTACGATCATCCCGAGTATTACGAAGCCATCTTCGGCACGGACACCGAGCGGGAGATGGACTTCCTGCTGGAGGTGGGCCGCCGCTACGGCACGGGAGGCAAGCAGTGGCTCGAGCCCGCGTGCGGAGCGGGCCGGCTGGTGGCCGAGGCCGCGCGCCGGGGCTGCCAGATCGTGGGCTACGACATCTCCGAGAAGATGCTCGCCCACGCGCGTCAGCGCCTCACCCCGGCTCAGCGCCGGCGGGTGCGTCTCTACCCCTCGCGCATGGAGACGTTCCACCGGCCGGAGCTGGAAGGGCAGGTGGACCTGGCGTTCAACCTGGTGTCCACGTTCCGCTACCTCGACAGCGAGGCGGCGGCACTCGCGCACCTGGAGGGGACGCGGCGGCTGCTGAAACCCGAGGGCCTGTACGTGCTCGGCTTCCACCTCACGGACTATGGCCGGCGCAAACCGGAGCATGAGCGCTGGGTGGAGCGGCTCGGGAAGGACACGGTGGTGTGCAACACCCACGAGGGGCTGCCGGAGCGCCGCCTGAGACGCTCGGAGATGCGCAACCGGCTGCGGATAACGGGGCCGGGGAAGGACCTGCTCATCGAGACGCACTGGTACTTCCGCACGTACGACCTGGCGCAGACGCGGCGCCTGTTCCGCCGGGCGGGACTGCGGGTGGTCGAGACCTTCGACTTCGACTACCAGGTGGACGTGCCGCGCAAGCGGGGGGAGATCCGGCTCGACAGCATCTTCGTCCTGCAACCCGCGAAGGGCCCCGCATGA